The following nucleotide sequence is from Solidesulfovibrio carbinolicus.
CGCCTGCACCAGTTTCCGCCTCAAGGCGGCCGACGGCTCCGTCGTCTACGCCCGCACCATGGAATACGGCCAGGACCTCGCCTCCAAGGTCGCCATCTTCCCCGCCGGCTCGGCCTTTGTCGGGCTGACCCCGGACGGCGCGGCCAAGGGGCTGCGCTTTCGCGCCAAATACGGCTTCGTCGGCATGAACGCCTTTGGCACCAACATCGTCTGCGACGGCCTCAACGAAAAAGGCCTCATGATCGGCATGCTGCTCTTCCCGGGCTACGCCGGCTACCAGCCCTATTCATCGGCCAAGGCCGGCAGCACCATCGCCCAGTTCCAGGTCGGCGACTGGCTGCTCTCCCAATGCGCCACCGTGGCTGAAGCCAAACGCGAAATCGCCAAGATCCGCGTCTGCCAAGGCCCGGCCAGCCTCGACGGCGCGGCCATCGGCGCTTTGCCGCTGCACTACACCATCCACGATGCCACCGGCGCGTCCGCCGTCGTCGAATATGTGGGCGGCGAGCTGCGCATCCACGACAACCCCTTGAGCGTCCTCACCAACTCCCCGGATTTCGACTGGATGCTCACGTACTTAAGCAACACCGTCAATCTCTCGGCCACCAACGTGCCGGCGCTGGACCTCAAGGGCTACGTGGTGCGCCAGACCGGCCAAGGC
It contains:
- a CDS encoding linear amide C-N hydrolase, with product MPRFPRLARLAGFALSLAIFAPAPQADACTSFRLKAADGSVVYARTMEYGQDLASKVAIFPAGSAFVGLTPDGAAKGLRFRAKYGFVGMNAFGTNIVCDGLNEKGLMIGMLLFPGYAGYQPYSSAKAGSTIAQFQVGDWLLSQCATVAEAKREIAKIRVCQGPASLDGAAIGALPLHYTIHDATGASAVVEYVGGELRIHDNPLSVLTNSPDFDWMLTYLSNTVNLSATNVPALDLKGYVVRQTGQGSGMLGLPGDFTPPSRFVRMTALTQSALPAPNAEAAVSLAMTIIGNVDIPKGAVRGVEDGKPIYDVTEWTAVADAARGRYYWQTYADKNWRYVDLKAALAAAAGKPTSIAISGPPTYIDATSAAKPGL